One window of the Allorhizobium ampelinum S4 genome contains the following:
- a CDS encoding LysE family translocator: protein MTLASLLAYAGALFIAAAIPGPGMTAIVARALGSGFRPTFFMGLGLILGDLCYLTAVILGLAYIAQTFVTPFLIIKFAGTLYLAYIAWKLWTAGLLPQNIEARKSVGVMASFLSGLFVTLGNPKTMLFYVALVPTLIPLEAIGPADYGLLVGTTFVVLMAVLIPYILMAAKARLLLKQPSALKLLNRAAASILAGTAAYIATKAA, encoded by the coding sequence ATGACCCTTGCCAGCCTGCTTGCCTATGCCGGAGCCCTGTTCATTGCCGCCGCCATTCCCGGCCCCGGCATGACGGCGATCGTGGCGCGGGCGCTTGGCTCCGGTTTTCGCCCGACCTTTTTCATGGGGCTGGGACTGATTCTGGGTGATCTCTGCTATCTGACCGCCGTCATTCTGGGCCTTGCCTATATTGCCCAGACCTTCGTGACGCCGTTCCTGATCATCAAATTCGCAGGCACGCTCTACCTGGCTTATATCGCCTGGAAGCTCTGGACGGCAGGGCTTTTGCCGCAAAATATCGAAGCGCGCAAAAGTGTGGGCGTGATGGCATCCTTCCTGTCCGGCCTGTTCGTGACGCTCGGCAACCCGAAGACCATGCTGTTCTACGTCGCCCTGGTGCCGACCCTCATTCCGCTCGAGGCCATTGGCCCGGCGGATTACGGGCTATTGGTCGGCACGACATTCGTGGTGCTGATGGCCGTGCTCATTCCCTATATTCTTATGGCTGCCAAGGCGCGGCTGCTGCTGAAGCAGCCCTCCGCGTTGAAACTGCTCAACCGGGCCGCCGCCAGCATTCTGGCCGGAACCGCCGCCTATATCGCCACAAAGGCGGCGTGA
- a CDS encoding LysE family translocator, with amino-acid sequence MPTTTSLLAFALICLGMALTPGPNMVYLVSRSICQGPMAGLISLGGVALGFLIYMLMSVLGITVLLMAVPYAYEALKLAGAAYLAYLAWQAVRPGGRSPFQVRDLPKDSPRRLFAMGLVTNLLNPKVAVLYLSLLPQFIDPANGSVFMQSLLLGLTQIAIGTTVNGIIALMAGSIALFLSRRPLWIMVQRWLMGTVLAVLAVRMATQAQR; translated from the coding sequence ATGCCCACCACAACGTCACTTCTTGCCTTTGCCCTGATCTGCCTTGGCATGGCGCTGACGCCCGGCCCGAATATGGTTTATCTCGTGTCACGCTCCATCTGTCAGGGGCCGATGGCCGGACTGATTTCGCTGGGTGGTGTCGCGCTGGGCTTCCTGATCTACATGCTGATGTCGGTGCTGGGGATTACGGTGTTGCTGATGGCCGTGCCCTATGCCTATGAGGCGCTGAAACTGGCCGGTGCAGCCTATCTCGCTTACCTGGCCTGGCAGGCGGTCAGGCCGGGCGGGCGTTCACCCTTTCAGGTGCGCGACCTGCCGAAGGACAGCCCGAGACGGCTGTTTGCCATGGGCCTCGTGACCAATCTCCTCAATCCGAAGGTGGCCGTTCTCTATCTGTCGTTGCTGCCGCAATTCATCGATCCGGCCAATGGCAGCGTTTTCATGCAATCACTATTGCTCGGCCTCACCCAGATCGCCATCGGCACCACGGTCAATGGGATAATCGCGCTGATGGCCGGCTCCATCGCCCTGTTTCTCAGCCGCCGTCCGCTATGGATCATGGTGCAGCGCTGGCTGATGGGGACCGTACTGGCCGTGCTGGCGGTGAGAATGGCGACACAGGCGCAGCGGTGA
- a CDS encoding GNAT family N-acetyltransferase produces MAPDGLTLRQGYFNDPSAFQGLVDLLHDVFGIDIGAQEQLGGPDPTCMPFGYFDRSGRCIANFSAFAMPLMINGTTVTAAGYQSGAVRPEFRGRGLYRDLMQRAFAWAEHAGYRTGILLTDKPALYQPYGFRIVPHCKFRGPSQAFQPITNSNARQLNLKSEADLALLRDMLICRQPVSNHFAVVSQTEMFLLNAHFDASITLSLLPSLKAVIAWKYANDGSFKLLDIVTQDIPPLSTILSHLNVRARSVEAYFPPDRLSWEGHPVPYESSCSLMMSGLGLDAAAEPLMLSPMADF; encoded by the coding sequence ATGGCGCCGGACGGGCTAACACTGCGACAAGGATATTTCAACGATCCCTCGGCTTTTCAAGGGCTTGTCGATCTGCTGCATGACGTCTTCGGTATCGATATCGGTGCGCAGGAACAACTTGGCGGCCCCGATCCCACATGCATGCCATTTGGATATTTTGACCGGTCCGGCCGCTGCATTGCTAATTTTTCAGCTTTCGCCATGCCCCTTATGATCAATGGGACGACGGTGACTGCTGCGGGCTATCAATCCGGTGCAGTCCGCCCGGAATTCCGGGGGCGTGGTCTTTATCGCGACCTGATGCAGCGCGCCTTTGCCTGGGCAGAGCACGCAGGATATCGAACGGGAATTCTACTGACCGACAAGCCTGCGCTCTACCAGCCCTATGGTTTTCGCATTGTACCGCATTGCAAATTTCGGGGGCCGTCTCAGGCTTTTCAGCCAATCACCAATAGCAACGCACGGCAACTCAACCTCAAATCGGAAGCGGACCTTGCCCTCTTGCGTGATATGCTCATCTGTCGCCAGCCGGTCTCCAACCACTTCGCCGTTGTCAGCCAGACTGAGATGTTTTTACTCAATGCTCATTTCGATGCATCGATTACATTGAGCCTATTGCCTTCTCTCAAGGCTGTTATCGCATGGAAATACGCCAACGACGGCAGTTTCAAGCTTCTGGATATAGTTACTCAAGACATTCCGCCTTTAAGCACCATCTTATCGCATCTCAATGTTCGAGCCCGCTCTGTGGAAGCCTATTTCCCACCCGACCGTCTCTCATGGGAAGGACATCCAGTACCTTACGAAAGTTCCTGTTCATTGATGATGTCGGGCCTTGGGCTGGATGCAGCAGCAGAACCGCTCATGCTGTCGCCCATGGCCGACTTTTAA
- the dut gene encoding dUTP diphosphatase, with amino-acid sequence MHDTSAPRLHLKRLPHGEGLELPAYETAGAAGMDLRAAVTEAEPLTLAPGKRALVPTGLIMEIPQGFEAQIRPRSGLAFKNGITCLNTPGTIDSDYRGEVKVLLINLGAEDFTITRGMRIAQMVIAPVTQAQVIEVTETSDTVRGTGGFGSTGV; translated from the coding sequence ATGCACGATACGTCCGCGCCACGCCTTCATCTCAAACGTCTACCCCATGGGGAAGGGCTGGAATTGCCCGCCTATGAGACGGCGGGTGCGGCTGGCATGGACCTGCGCGCAGCCGTAACCGAGGCCGAGCCACTGACCCTTGCCCCCGGAAAACGCGCTCTGGTGCCAACCGGGCTGATTATGGAAATCCCCCAAGGTTTCGAAGCGCAGATCCGCCCCCGCTCCGGCCTCGCCTTCAAAAACGGCATCACCTGCCTCAACACCCCCGGCACCATCGACAGCGATTACCGCGGAGAAGTAAAAGTGCTGCTGATCAATCTCGGCGCCGAGGATTTCACCATCACTCGTGGCATGCGCATCGCCCAGATGGTGATTGCGCCGGTGACGCAGGCGCAGGTGATTGAGGTAACAGAAACATCGGATACGGTGCGGGGTACGGGCGGATTTGGCTCGACGGGGGTCTGA
- a CDS encoding peptide chain release factor 3 yields MAETLAEAVSRRRTFAIIAHPDAGKTTLTEKLLLFGGAIQLAGEVKAKKDRIQTRSDWMKIERERGISVVTSVMTFEYEGNVFNILDTPGHEDFADDTYRTLTAVDAAVMVIDAAKGIEPRTLKLFEVCRMRDIPIITFVNKMDRESRDIFEVLDEVEEKLALDTAPITWPVGRSKSFCGSYNLVDNTFRGSDKQVEALPVNSPKNVAENLPENERQTFIDELELAQEACRPFDRQAFLEGHMTPVFFGSALRNFGVRDLINALGDFAPPPRDQMADIRKVHAAEDKMTAFVFKIQANMDPNHRDRIAFARICSGKLERGMKARLARTGKLMGLTAPQFFFASQRQLADTAFAGDVVGIPNHGTLRIGDTLTEGEALVFQGVPNFSPEILRRVRLEDAMKAKKLKEALQQMAEEGVVQLFSPEDGSPAIVGVVGALQLDVLKERLSGEYTLPVSFEMSRFSVCRWISSDQPGELDKFMTARRGDICRDLDGDPVFMAQDAFSLRYEAERYPAIKMVAIKEYHVAKAA; encoded by the coding sequence ATGGCCGAAACGCTCGCAGAGGCGGTCTCCCGCCGCCGCACCTTCGCTATTATCGCTCACCCGGATGCTGGTAAAACCACGCTGACCGAAAAGCTGCTGCTGTTCGGCGGCGCGATCCAGCTGGCCGGTGAGGTGAAAGCCAAGAAAGACCGGATACAGACCCGTTCGGACTGGATGAAGATCGAGCGTGAGCGCGGCATTTCCGTCGTCACCTCGGTGATGACCTTCGAATATGAGGGCAATGTCTTCAATATTCTCGATACGCCCGGCCATGAAGATTTCGCCGACGATACGTATCGCACGCTGACGGCGGTGGATGCTGCCGTCATGGTCATCGATGCTGCCAAGGGTATCGAGCCGCGCACGCTGAAATTGTTCGAAGTCTGCCGGATGCGCGATATTCCGATCATCACCTTCGTCAACAAGATGGACCGTGAAAGCCGGGATATTTTCGAGGTTCTGGATGAAGTAGAAGAAAAGCTGGCGCTGGACACCGCCCCGATTACCTGGCCGGTCGGTCGGTCGAAAAGCTTCTGCGGCTCCTATAATCTGGTCGATAACACCTTCCGTGGTTCCGACAAGCAGGTCGAGGCTTTGCCGGTCAACAGCCCGAAGAATGTCGCGGAAAACCTGCCGGAAAACGAGCGTCAGACCTTTATCGACGAGCTGGAGCTGGCGCAGGAAGCCTGCCGCCCCTTCGACCGGCAGGCCTTTCTCGAAGGCCATATGACCCCGGTGTTCTTCGGTTCGGCGCTCAGAAATTTTGGCGTGCGCGACCTGATCAATGCGCTGGGTGATTTTGCCCCGCCGCCGCGTGACCAGATGGCCGATATCCGCAAGGTGCATGCGGCGGAAGACAAGATGACCGCCTTCGTCTTCAAGATCCAGGCCAATATGGACCCCAATCACCGCGACCGCATTGCCTTTGCCCGGATCTGCTCTGGCAAGCTGGAGCGCGGCATGAAGGCGCGGCTGGCGCGCACCGGCAAGCTGATGGGCCTGACAGCGCCGCAATTCTTCTTCGCCTCGCAGCGACAATTGGCCGATACCGCCTTTGCCGGCGACGTGGTGGGCATTCCCAACCACGGCACGCTGCGCATTGGTGATACGCTGACCGAAGGCGAAGCGCTGGTGTTTCAGGGTGTGCCGAACTTTTCGCCGGAAATCCTGCGCCGCGTGCGGCTCGAAGATGCGATGAAGGCCAAGAAGCTGAAGGAAGCCTTGCAGCAAATGGCCGAAGAGGGCGTCGTGCAGCTGTTTTCGCCGGAAGACGGTTCGCCCGCCATTGTCGGCGTGGTCGGGGCCTTGCAGCTCGATGTGCTGAAAGAACGGCTTTCGGGTGAATATACCCTGCCGGTGTCGTTTGAAATGTCGCGCTTTTCCGTCTGCCGCTGGATTTCGTCAGATCAACCCGGCGAACTCGACAAGTTCATGACGGCGCGGCGCGGCGACATCTGCCGGGATCTGGACGGCGACCCGGTGTTCATGGCGCAGGATGCATTTTCGTTGCGCTATGAGGCAGAACGTTATCCGGCGATCAAGATGGTGGCCATCAAGGAATATCACGTCGCCAAGGCGGCGTGA
- the otsA gene encoding alpha,alpha-trehalose-phosphate synthase (UDP-forming) — translation MSRLVVVSNRVPVPDKTNKAPAGGLAVALRAALEDKGGIWMGWSGVSSGEEEAGELAMIEDGKITYALTDLTDRDVDEYYHGFANRVLWPTFHYRLDLTDYARKDMTGYFRVNRFFAERLVPLLKPDDTIWVQDYHLIPLAKELRQMGVKNRIGFFLHIPLPPADVLFAMPVYETLIESLAHYDLVGFQTDFDHANFVGALVREGIGEAISGNKIKSHDRTFKAGHYPIGIETAAFAAYARRAVRNVMVKRAAQSIEGKALVIGVDRLDYSKGLTQRLDAYEHFINANPNYQGKVTYLQITPKSRSEVPEYEAMQRTVAEQAGRVNGALGTVDWVPIRYMTRSVARPVLAGLYRLAKVGLVTPMRDGMNLVAKEYVAAQDPDDPGVLVLSRFAGAARELKGALLVNPYDTEGTAQAIARALDMPLAERQQRWKGMMDHLLVNDVNHWCDTFLSDLMEMPTEKTAEAA, via the coding sequence ATGAGCAGACTTGTTGTGGTTTCCAACCGTGTTCCCGTACCCGACAAGACCAATAAGGCGCCGGCGGGAGGTTTGGCCGTCGCGTTGCGCGCTGCCCTTGAGGACAAGGGCGGCATCTGGATGGGCTGGTCGGGCGTCTCCAGCGGCGAGGAAGAAGCCGGTGAGCTTGCGATGATCGAGGATGGCAAGATCACCTACGCCCTGACTGATCTAACCGACCGCGATGTCGATGAATATTATCACGGCTTTGCCAACCGCGTGCTGTGGCCAACGTTTCACTACCGCCTTGACCTGACCGATTATGCCCGCAAGGACATGACCGGCTATTTCAGGGTCAACCGGTTTTTTGCCGAGAGGCTCGTGCCGCTGCTGAAGCCCGATGATACGATCTGGGTTCAGGATTATCATCTGATCCCGCTGGCCAAGGAATTGCGGCAGATGGGCGTGAAGAACCGGATCGGTTTCTTCCTGCACATCCCGCTTCCGCCCGCCGATGTGCTGTTTGCCATGCCGGTCTATGAAACACTGATCGAAAGCCTGGCCCATTACGATCTGGTCGGCTTCCAGACTGATTTCGACCATGCCAATTTCGTCGGAGCTCTTGTACGCGAGGGGATTGGCGAGGCGATCTCGGGCAACAAGATCAAATCCCATGACCGGACGTTTAAGGCGGGCCACTATCCGATTGGCATTGAGACAGCGGCCTTTGCCGCCTATGCGCGCCGCGCCGTGCGCAACGTGATGGTGAAGCGCGCCGCGCAAAGCATTGAAGGCAAGGCATTGGTAATCGGCGTCGACCGGCTGGATTATTCCAAGGGCCTGACCCAGCGGCTGGATGCCTATGAGCATTTCATCAATGCCAATCCGAACTATCAGGGCAAGGTGACCTATTTGCAGATCACCCCGAAATCCCGCTCTGAAGTGCCGGAATATGAGGCCATGCAGCGCACCGTGGCCGAACAGGCCGGGCGCGTGAATGGCGCGCTGGGCACGGTGGATTGGGTGCCGATCCGCTATATGACCCGCTCGGTGGCACGTCCGGTGCTGGCTGGGCTCTATCGGCTGGCCAAGGTCGGGCTGGTGACGCCGATGCGTGACGGCATGAACCTGGTTGCCAAGGAATATGTTGCCGCCCAGGACCCCGATGATCCCGGCGTTCTCGTCCTGTCACGCTTTGCCGGGGCCGCCCGCGAGCTGAAAGGGGCCTTACTGGTCAATCCATACGACACGGAAGGCACAGCCCAGGCCATTGCCCGCGCCCTCGATATGCCACTTGCCGAGCGCCAGCAACGCTGGAAGGGCATGATGGACCATCTGCTGGTCAACGATGTCAACCATTGGTGTGACACGTTCCTGTCGGATCTGATGGAAATGCCAACAGAAAAGACTGCCGAAGCGGCGTAA